One region of Mycolicibacterium insubricum genomic DNA includes:
- a CDS encoding MMPL family transporter, with amino-acid sequence MFAWWGRMVYRFRYIVIGVMVALCLGGGVYGISLGEHVTQSGFYDDTSESVHASLVADDAYGRDRTSHVVAILTPPDDKKVTDLAWQKSVKADLSALAEKHKNQLETFPGPDGKPTAGVGWIRQPDADPATENGAKLQAMKTSDLRHTFITLPLQGNNDDEILKNYQKVEPDLRQINGGNVELAGLNPLASELTGTIAVDQQRAEVAAIPLVAILLFFVFGGVVAATLPAIIGGLSIAGALGIMRLVADHAPVHFFAQPVVTLIGLGIAIDYGLFIVSRFREEIAEGYDTEAAVRRTVMTSGRTVMFSAVIIVASSLPLLLFPQGFLKSITYAIIASVMLSAILSITVLAAILAILGPNVDALGVNTLLRVPFLRNWSFSRRLIDWFAAKTQKTKTREEVENGFWGRLVNMVMKRPLTFAIPILIFMVALIIPLGKLTFAGISEKYLPPDNSVRMAQEHFDQLFPTFRTAPLTLVIESTNGQALTDAQVNDARNQATKVSGFVPTEGKLWQDRGTSKNPNVRVLQNGLEDSSSTNASNKIAELREDIHAPAGTRVSVGGTPALEQDSIHSLFAKLPLMVLLLITTTTVLMFLAFGSLVLPIKAALMSALTLGSTMGVLSWMFIEGHGAGLMNYTPQPLMAPMIGLIIAVIYGLSTDYEVFLVSRMVEARERGMSTAESIRIGTATTGRLITAAALVLAVVAGAFVFSDLVMMKYLAFGLLIALLLDATIIRMFLVPAIMKLLGDDCWWAPRWMKVLQVKLGLGETHLPDERKSAPVRTDAPVGAVPVGALTARAAGTAPPRPQDPTHPGPSGPTPVRKPVPPRETPSASGTARMPAPDPVAQAPTSRIPDPTAEAAPPARPGPPPARQTEDAPTTRFAGLAGARNAVRRAAGNAMPRHQRPPAPAAAPEGGERQIESWLGELRGKPAGPPSDADAATTALPVGDDPATRAIPKQTPGGSQEGKEPETARLDAPGEHEDNPTHRGGGVSAQDLLRREGRL; translated from the coding sequence GTGTTCGCCTGGTGGGGTCGAATGGTGTACCGCTTCCGGTACATCGTCATCGGCGTGATGGTGGCATTGTGCCTGGGCGGTGGCGTCTACGGCATCTCGCTCGGCGAGCACGTCACCCAGAGTGGCTTCTACGACGACACCAGTGAGTCGGTGCACGCCTCGCTGGTCGCCGACGACGCCTACGGACGAGACCGGACCAGCCACGTGGTGGCGATCCTGACCCCGCCGGACGACAAGAAGGTCACCGACCTCGCCTGGCAGAAGAGCGTCAAGGCCGACCTGAGCGCACTGGCCGAAAAGCACAAGAACCAGCTGGAGACCTTCCCGGGCCCCGACGGCAAGCCGACCGCCGGCGTCGGCTGGATCCGCCAGCCCGACGCCGACCCCGCCACGGAGAACGGCGCCAAACTGCAGGCGATGAAGACCTCGGACCTGCGGCACACGTTCATCACGCTGCCGCTGCAGGGCAACAACGACGACGAGATCCTGAAGAACTACCAGAAGGTCGAACCCGACCTGCGCCAGATCAACGGCGGCAACGTCGAACTGGCCGGGCTCAACCCGCTGGCCAGTGAACTGACCGGCACCATCGCCGTCGACCAGCAGCGCGCCGAAGTGGCCGCGATTCCGCTGGTGGCCATTCTGCTGTTCTTCGTCTTCGGCGGCGTGGTGGCCGCCACCCTGCCGGCCATCATCGGTGGCCTGTCCATCGCCGGCGCGTTGGGCATCATGCGGCTGGTCGCCGACCACGCCCCGGTGCACTTCTTCGCCCAGCCGGTGGTGACGCTGATCGGTCTGGGCATCGCCATCGACTACGGCCTGTTCATCGTCAGCCGGTTCCGCGAGGAGATAGCCGAGGGCTACGACACCGAAGCGGCGGTCCGAAGAACCGTGATGACCTCGGGCCGGACGGTCATGTTCTCCGCCGTCATCATCGTGGCGTCGTCGCTGCCGCTGCTGCTCTTCCCGCAGGGCTTCCTCAAGTCGATCACCTACGCGATCATCGCCTCGGTCATGCTCTCGGCGATCCTGTCGATCACCGTGCTGGCGGCCATCCTGGCCATCCTCGGACCGAACGTCGACGCCCTGGGCGTCAACACCCTGCTGCGGGTGCCGTTCCTGCGGAACTGGAGCTTCAGCCGTCGGCTCATCGACTGGTTCGCGGCCAAGACCCAGAAGACCAAGACCCGCGAAGAGGTCGAGAACGGTTTCTGGGGCCGGCTGGTCAACATGGTGATGAAACGGCCGCTGACCTTCGCGATACCGATCCTGATCTTCATGGTCGCGCTGATCATTCCGCTGGGCAAACTCACCTTCGCCGGCATCAGCGAGAAGTACCTGCCGCCGGACAACTCGGTCCGCATGGCCCAGGAGCACTTCGACCAGTTGTTCCCGACGTTCCGGACCGCCCCGCTGACGCTGGTCATCGAGAGCACCAACGGCCAGGCGCTGACCGACGCCCAGGTCAACGACGCCCGCAACCAGGCCACCAAGGTGTCCGGATTCGTGCCCACCGAGGGCAAGCTGTGGCAGGACCGCGGCACGTCGAAGAACCCGAACGTGCGGGTGCTGCAGAACGGTCTGGAGGACAGTTCCAGCACCAACGCGTCGAACAAGATCGCCGAGCTGCGCGAGGACATTCACGCGCCGGCCGGCACCCGGGTGTCCGTCGGCGGCACCCCTGCGCTGGAGCAGGACAGTATCCACAGCCTGTTCGCCAAGCTGCCGCTGATGGTGCTGCTGCTGATCACCACCACCACGGTGCTGATGTTCCTGGCGTTCGGTTCGCTGGTGCTGCCGATCAAGGCGGCGCTGATGAGCGCGCTGACCCTGGGCTCCACCATGGGCGTGCTGAGCTGGATGTTCATCGAGGGCCACGGTGCCGGGCTGATGAACTACACGCCGCAGCCACTGATGGCGCCGATGATCGGGTTGATCATCGCGGTGATCTACGGCCTGTCCACCGACTACGAGGTCTTCCTGGTCTCCCGCATGGTGGAGGCCCGGGAACGCGGCATGTCGACGGCCGAATCGATCCGCATCGGCACGGCAACCACCGGCCGGCTGATCACCGCCGCGGCGCTGGTGCTGGCCGTCGTCGCCGGCGCGTTCGTGTTCTCCGACCTGGTGATGATGAAGTACCTGGCCTTCGGCCTGCTCATCGCGCTGCTGCTGGACGCCACCATCATCCGGATGTTCCTGGTTCCGGCCATCATGAAGCTGCTCGGCGACGACTGCTGGTGGGCGCCGCGCTGGATGAAGGTGCTGCAGGTCAAGCTGGGTCTGGGCGAGACGCATCTGCCCGACGAGCGCAAGTCCGCGCCGGTGCGCACCGACGCACCCGTCGGCGCCGTCCCGGTCGGGGCGCTGACCGCGCGCGCTGCGGGCACGGCCCCGCCACGGCCGCAGGATCCGACCCACCCGGGCCCGTCGGGCCCGACCCCGGTCCGCAAACCGGTCCCGCCGCGGGAGACCCCGTCGGCCAGTGGCACGGCACGGATGCCGGCGCCGGACCCGGTGGCTCAGGCCCCCACCTCGCGGATCCCGGACCCGACGGCCGAGGCCGCACCGCCGGCCCGGCCCGGGCCGCCGCCCGCGCGGCAGACCGAGGACGCCCCCACCACCCGGTTCGCCGGGCTGGCCGGAGCCCGCAACGCGGTGCGCCGGGCGGCCGGCAACGCGATGCCCCGCCATCAGCGGCCGCCGGCCCCGGCCGCGGCCCCCGAGGGCGGCGAACGCCAGATCGAGTCCTGGCTGGGTGAACTGCGCGGCAAGCCGGCCGGTCCGCCGTCGGACGCCGACGCCGCGACCACCGCGCTGCCGGTCGGCGACGACCCGGCCACCCGGGCGATCCCCAAGCAGACCCCGGGCGGTTCACAAGAGGGCAAGGAGCCGGAGACCGCGCGGCTGGACGCCCCCGGCGAGCACGAGGACAACCCCACCCACCGCGGCGGTGGCGTCAGCGCACAGGACCTGCTGCGCCGGGAGGGCCGGCTCTAA
- a CDS encoding PIN domain-containing protein, producing MSDTAVMTAEPGTEPTAEPATVPATSTPPRVLLVWDAPNLDMGLGSILGGRPTAAHRPRFDALGRWLLQVTAERSAALGGDGDGVVLEPEATVFTNIAPGTAEVVRPWVEALRNVGFAVFAKPKIDEDSDVDADMLAHIALRRSEGLAALLVASADGQAFRLPLEEIARDDHTPVSVLGFREHASWALASDTLEFVDLEDIDGVFREPLPRIGLDSLPEQGAWLQPFRPLSSLLAAKA from the coding sequence ATGTCGGACACCGCCGTGATGACCGCGGAACCGGGGACCGAGCCGACGGCCGAGCCGGCGACGGTGCCGGCGACGAGCACCCCGCCGCGGGTGCTGCTGGTCTGGGACGCCCCCAACCTGGATATGGGTCTGGGCTCGATTCTGGGCGGCCGCCCGACGGCGGCGCACCGGCCCCGCTTCGACGCGCTGGGCCGCTGGCTGCTGCAGGTGACCGCCGAGCGCAGCGCCGCCCTCGGCGGCGACGGCGACGGCGTCGTCCTCGAGCCCGAGGCCACGGTCTTCACCAATATCGCCCCGGGCACCGCCGAGGTGGTGCGGCCGTGGGTCGAGGCGCTGCGCAACGTCGGTTTCGCGGTGTTCGCCAAACCCAAGATCGACGAAGACTCCGACGTGGATGCCGACATGCTCGCCCACATCGCACTGCGCCGATCCGAGGGTCTGGCCGCGCTGCTGGTGGCCTCGGCCGACGGGCAGGCGTTCCGGCTGCCGCTGGAGGAGATCGCCCGCGACGACCACACCCCGGTCAGCGTGCTCGGATTTCGCGAACATGCCAGCTGGGCGCTAGCGTCGGATACCTTGGAGTTTGTCGACCTGGAGGACATCGACGGTGTCTTCCGGGAACCGCTCCCGCGAATCGGCCTCGATTCGCTGCCCGAACAAGGGGCATGGCTGCAGCCGTTCCGGCCGCTGTCGTCGCTACTGGCGGCAAAAGCGTGA
- the trmB gene encoding tRNA (guanosine(46)-N7)-methyltransferase TrmB, whose amino-acid sequence MRDDGGMHAHCGPEAAEKQPAHPHRRVTSFRSRRSTLTDSQQATWDRRWPAWGALARDDDDGYPQLDVPAWFHRTAPLVLEVGCGTGVSTLAMAHAEPELDVLAVEVYKKGLAQLLCAMDRDATATGWEPNIRLIRGDGLDVLEHLVGDATLTGVRVFFPDPWPKSRHHKRRLLQPATVALIADRLVPGGVFHAATDHADYAEQIGEVGDGEPRLRRVSDPDELDALPISVHRPTTKYEAKAAVVGSPINEFVWVRV is encoded by the coding sequence ATGAGGGACGATGGGGGGATGCATGCGCACTGCGGGCCCGAGGCTGCCGAAAAACAGCCCGCCCACCCGCATCGCCGGGTCACCAGTTTCCGGTCCCGCCGGTCCACGCTGACCGACTCCCAGCAGGCCACCTGGGATCGCCGCTGGCCGGCCTGGGGTGCGCTGGCCCGCGATGACGACGACGGCTACCCGCAGCTCGACGTGCCGGCGTGGTTTCACCGGACGGCGCCGCTGGTGCTGGAGGTGGGCTGCGGAACCGGCGTCTCGACGCTGGCCATGGCACACGCCGAACCGGAGCTGGACGTGCTGGCCGTCGAGGTCTACAAGAAGGGTCTGGCCCAGTTGCTGTGCGCGATGGACCGCGACGCCACCGCGACCGGCTGGGAACCCAACATCCGGCTGATCCGCGGCGACGGTCTGGACGTGCTGGAGCATCTCGTCGGCGATGCCACGCTGACCGGCGTGCGGGTGTTCTTCCCGGATCCTTGGCCCAAGAGCCGGCACCACAAACGGCGGCTGCTGCAACCGGCGACGGTCGCGCTGATCGCCGACCGGCTGGTGCCCGGCGGGGTGTTCCACGCCGCCACCGATCACGCCGACTATGCCGAGCAGATCGGCGAGGTCGGCGACGGGGAACCGCGGCTGCGCCGGGTGAGCGACCCGGACGAACTCGACGCCCTGCCGATCTCGGTGCACCGCCCCACCACCAAGTACGAGGCGAAGGCCGCCGTGGTCGGCAGCCCGATCAACGAATTCGTGTGGGTGCGGGTGTGA
- a CDS encoding molybdenum cofactor biosynthesis protein MoaE has product MTGIVEHPLDPRDCEARVHTDADGAVVTFTGVVRDHHDGRAVTGLRYEAHPRADEFLQHVLTAHRRDDIRVAAQHRVGALAVGEVAVVVAVAAAHRGEAFAVCAQVIDEIKATVPIWKYESYADGDADWVTPCC; this is encoded by the coding sequence GTGACCGGCATCGTCGAGCACCCGCTGGACCCGCGGGACTGCGAGGCCCGGGTGCACACCGACGCCGACGGCGCCGTCGTCACCTTCACCGGGGTGGTGCGCGATCACCACGACGGTCGCGCGGTGACCGGCCTGCGCTACGAGGCGCACCCGCGCGCCGACGAGTTCCTGCAGCATGTGCTCACCGCCCATCGGCGCGACGACATCCGGGTGGCCGCGCAGCACCGAGTCGGCGCGCTGGCCGTCGGCGAGGTGGCGGTGGTGGTCGCGGTGGCCGCCGCCCATCGGGGCGAGGCGTTCGCGGTGTGCGCGCAGGTGATCGACGAGATCAAGGCGACGGTGCCGATCTGGAAGTACGAGAGCTACGCCGACGGCGACGCCGACTGGGTCACCCCCTGTTGCTGA
- a CDS encoding molybdopterin molybdotransferase MoeA: protein MERRSVDEHRAALTTALASVCGTCRVPIGAALGRVTATAVRAGCALPLFDNSAMDGFAVRAADVRPGRPLPVSGRIFAGDVAVPALPPGRAAAIMTGAPLPAGADAVIPVEQSREENGAVRFDTEPRSGAFVRRSGEDVTVGARVVDGGIRLTPRHIGALATAGAAEVTVHRSPRVAVFSTGSELVAPGRPLVPGQIWESNSLLLSALLARNGAEVTVATALGDDADLGGALSAAAPDADLILTSGGVSMGEREPVRQLLGSRGWFGPLAMQPGGPQGLADWDGTPVVCFPGNPVSVLVSFEVLLRNIIRQSAGLPPVVADTARVSHDITSIPGRTQFLRGRTDSGAVAVVGGPGSHLAVTAADADVLIEIDATTTRVNADQEVRTWPLTN from the coding sequence GTGGAACGACGGTCGGTCGATGAGCACCGCGCGGCGCTGACCACGGCACTGGCGTCGGTGTGCGGGACGTGCCGGGTGCCGATCGGCGCGGCGCTGGGCCGGGTGACCGCGACCGCGGTCCGGGCCGGCTGTGCGCTGCCGCTGTTCGACAACTCCGCGATGGACGGTTTCGCCGTCCGCGCCGCCGACGTACGGCCGGGACGGCCCCTTCCGGTGTCCGGCCGGATCTTCGCAGGCGACGTGGCGGTGCCGGCGTTGCCGCCGGGACGGGCGGCGGCGATCATGACCGGCGCACCCCTGCCGGCCGGCGCCGACGCGGTCATCCCGGTCGAGCAGTCCCGCGAAGAGAACGGCGCGGTGCGATTCGACACCGAACCGCGGAGCGGGGCCTTCGTCCGCCGCTCCGGGGAGGACGTCACCGTCGGCGCCCGGGTGGTGGATGGTGGGATTCGGCTGACACCAAGGCATATCGGTGCGCTGGCCACCGCCGGCGCGGCCGAGGTCACGGTGCACCGGAGCCCGCGGGTGGCGGTGTTCTCCACCGGCTCCGAGCTCGTCGCACCCGGCAGGCCGCTTGTCCCGGGCCAGATCTGGGAATCCAATTCGCTGTTGCTGTCGGCCCTGCTGGCCCGGAACGGTGCCGAGGTCACCGTCGCGACGGCGCTCGGCGACGACGCCGACCTGGGTGGAGCCCTATCGGCCGCCGCGCCGGACGCCGATCTGATCCTCACCTCCGGTGGCGTCTCGATGGGCGAGCGCGAACCGGTGCGCCAATTGCTGGGCTCCCGCGGCTGGTTCGGCCCGCTCGCCATGCAGCCGGGCGGCCCGCAGGGTCTGGCCGACTGGGACGGCACACCCGTGGTGTGTTTCCCGGGCAACCCGGTGAGTGTCCTGGTGTCCTTCGAGGTATTGTTGCGCAACATCATTCGCCAGTCCGCCGGCCTTCCCCCGGTGGTCGCCGACACGGCGCGGGTGTCCCACGACATCACGTCGATCCCCGGGCGCACCCAGTTCCTGCGCGGCCGAACGGATTCCGGTGCCGTCGCCGTCGTCGGCGGTCCGGGCAGCCACCTGGCGGTGACCGCCGCTGACGCCGACGTGCTGATCGAGATCGACGCCACGACCACCCGGGTGAACGCCGACCAGGAGGTGCGGACATGGCCGCTGACGAACTGA
- the moaA gene encoding GTP 3',8-cyclase MoaA: MAGTQALRVAELRDGFGRRARDLRISLTQDCTLRCRYCMPAHGLPSLPTPELLTAEEVCRLVDVAVDRLGIAEVRLTGGEPLVRRDLERIIAMIRARHSELPVALTTNGVGLAHRAADLVAAGLSRINISLDTVDRAAFVALARRDRLPDVIAGIDAIRATGIGPVKINAVLLPETLSGAVDLLRWCIDRGLQLRFIEAMPLDAEETWRPDTLVTAADLLAELGRHVALTPLGRDDPGAPAELWRVDDGPATVGVIASMTRSFCGTCDRTRITATGRVRPCLFSDDELDLRAVLRAGGDDDALAEAWQAVTARKSAGHDPVARLQHPRRSMGAIGG; encoded by the coding sequence GTGGCAGGTACCCAGGCTCTGCGGGTTGCCGAACTGCGCGACGGATTCGGCCGTCGCGCCCGTGATCTGCGCATATCGCTCACCCAGGACTGCACTCTGCGCTGCCGCTACTGCATGCCCGCCCACGGCCTGCCGTCGTTGCCGACCCCGGAGCTGTTGACGGCCGAGGAGGTGTGCCGGCTGGTGGACGTCGCCGTCGATCGGCTCGGTATCGCGGAGGTGCGCCTGACCGGGGGCGAACCGCTGGTCCGCCGCGACCTGGAGCGGATCATCGCGATGATCCGCGCGCGCCACAGCGAGCTGCCGGTGGCGTTGACCACCAACGGAGTCGGCCTGGCACACCGGGCGGCGGACCTGGTGGCCGCCGGTCTGAGCCGGATCAACATCTCGCTGGACACCGTGGACCGCGCCGCGTTCGTCGCACTGGCCCGGCGGGATCGGCTGCCCGATGTGATCGCCGGGATCGACGCGATCCGCGCCACCGGCATCGGGCCGGTCAAGATCAACGCGGTGCTGCTGCCGGAAACCCTCTCCGGCGCGGTCGATCTGCTGCGCTGGTGCATCGACCGGGGACTGCAGCTGCGGTTCATCGAGGCGATGCCGCTGGACGCCGAGGAGACCTGGCGTCCGGACACCCTCGTCACCGCCGCGGATCTGCTGGCGGAGCTGGGACGGCACGTGGCGCTGACCCCGCTGGGACGCGACGATCCCGGAGCCCCGGCCGAACTGTGGCGGGTCGACGACGGGCCCGCGACCGTCGGGGTGATCGCGTCGATGACCCGGTCGTTCTGCGGTACCTGCGATCGCACCCGGATCACCGCCACCGGCCGGGTGCGGCCGTGCCTCTTCTCCGACGACGAGCTCGACCTGCGCGCGGTGCTGCGCGCCGGCGGGGACGACGACGCGCTGGCCGAGGCCTGGCAGGCGGTCACCGCGCGCAAATCCGCCGGGCACGATCCGGTTGCGCGCCTGCAGCATCCGCGTCGCTCGATGGGCGCCATCGGTGGTTGA
- a CDS encoding MoaD/ThiS family protein — protein sequence MVTVTYYAALADLTDCRSETLAVAGATVGALRAAVAAAHPGAAELVRVSAVLDGDALLCNDEAVLGATVDLLPPFAGG from the coding sequence GTGGTCACCGTCACCTACTACGCGGCGCTGGCGGACCTTACGGACTGCCGCAGCGAAACCCTCGCCGTCGCCGGAGCCACCGTGGGCGCGCTGCGGGCGGCGGTCGCCGCGGCCCATCCGGGTGCGGCGGAACTGGTCCGGGTCAGCGCGGTGCTCGACGGCGACGCGCTGCTGTGCAACGACGAGGCAGTGCTGGGGGCGACCGTGGATCTGCTGCCGCCGTTTGCGGGAGGGTGA
- the modA gene encoding molybdate ABC transporter substrate-binding protein: MARRNMFRVFAAVIAITVLLGGVTGCGSGDRKTLRVLAAASLVDVMNTLTSAFHDDHPEVTVQVDTAASSELVRRLASGADGDVLVTADTRTMDQAVEQKVAADPVVVATNVLVIVVPQGNPGHVTGLDFFARPGARSVVCASEVPCGAAADAALAGIGATPQPISRAPDVRAALGSVTRGEADAALVYATDARSAGDKVETIAIPHAPVNQYPAASLTDAGRDFVTLMTSSRGRDIFTAAGFGVP, encoded by the coding sequence ATGGCTAGGCGCAACATGTTCCGGGTATTCGCGGCGGTGATCGCGATTACCGTGCTGCTCGGCGGCGTCACCGGGTGCGGTTCGGGCGACCGGAAAACGCTGCGGGTGTTGGCCGCGGCATCGCTGGTCGACGTGATGAACACGCTGACGAGTGCCTTTCACGACGACCATCCCGAGGTGACGGTGCAGGTGGACACCGCGGCCTCCTCGGAGCTGGTGCGTCGCCTGGCCTCCGGCGCCGACGGGGACGTACTGGTCACCGCCGACACCCGCACCATGGACCAGGCCGTCGAGCAGAAGGTGGCCGCGGACCCGGTGGTCGTCGCCACCAACGTGTTGGTCATCGTTGTGCCGCAGGGTAATCCGGGGCATGTGACCGGGCTGGACTTTTTCGCCCGCCCCGGGGCGCGGTCGGTGGTCTGCGCCAGCGAGGTGCCCTGCGGGGCGGCCGCCGACGCCGCGCTCGCCGGTATCGGGGCGACGCCGCAGCCGATCAGCCGGGCGCCGGACGTGCGGGCCGCACTGGGCTCGGTGACCCGCGGGGAGGCCGACGCCGCCCTGGTCTACGCCACCGACGCCCGCTCCGCCGGCGACAAGGTCGAGACCATCGCCATTCCCCACGCCCCGGTCAACCAGTACCCCGCGGCATCGCTGACCGACGCCGGCCGCGACTTCGTCACGCTGATGACGTCATCGCGGGGCCGCGACATCTTCACCGCCGCCGGCTTCGGCGTGCCGTGA
- a CDS encoding ABC transporter permease, translating to MIGGPRSGLPAPMVLVAALGAVVLGAPVIALAAAAPWARIPELLSAPSARSALLVSLSAAGLATALALVLGVPLAAVLAGDRMRGTRFLRLLVVVPMVLPPVVIGAALLSLFARRGLIGRYLEAWWHWTPTYTFAGVVIAQLVVAMPFLVISVEAALRARDRDAEEAAYTLGAGRMQTFLRVVVPQIRSGIVAGAVMCFARALGEFGATVTFAGNVAGVTQTLPLAIYLQLQRDDDAAIAMAVGLLGMSLLVLVVMRRRWIPALTA from the coding sequence GTGATCGGGGGCCCGCGCTCCGGGCTGCCCGCGCCGATGGTGCTGGTGGCCGCACTGGGCGCCGTCGTGCTGGGGGCGCCGGTGATCGCGTTGGCCGCCGCCGCGCCGTGGGCGCGGATCCCGGAGTTGCTGAGCGCGCCCTCGGCCCGGTCCGCGCTGCTGGTGTCGCTGTCGGCGGCTGGGCTGGCGACAGCGCTGGCCCTGGTTTTGGGGGTGCCGCTGGCGGCGGTGCTGGCCGGTGACCGGATGCGCGGCACCCGTTTCCTTCGTCTGCTCGTGGTTGTGCCCATGGTGCTGCCGCCGGTGGTGATCGGCGCGGCGCTGCTGAGCCTGTTCGCCCGGCGCGGCCTGATCGGGCGCTACCTGGAGGCCTGGTGGCACTGGACGCCCACCTACACCTTCGCCGGGGTGGTGATCGCCCAACTGGTGGTGGCGATGCCGTTTCTGGTGATCAGCGTGGAAGCCGCGCTGCGCGCCCGGGACCGCGACGCGGAAGAGGCCGCCTACACGCTGGGGGCGGGGCGGATGCAGACGTTCCTGCGGGTGGTAGTGCCCCAGATCCGGTCCGGCATCGTCGCCGGCGCGGTGATGTGCTTCGCCCGGGCGCTCGGTGAGTTCGGCGCCACCGTCACCTTCGCCGGAAATGTGGCCGGCGTCACCCAAACCCTGCCGCTGGCAATCTATCTGCAGTTGCAACGCGACGACGACGCGGCGATCGCGATGGCGGTCGGGTTGTTGGGGATGAGTCTGCTGGTCCTGGTGGTTATGCGGCGCCGCTGGATTCCCGCGCTCACGGCCTGA
- a CDS encoding MFS transporter, with the protein MAAKRARTLTDWDPEDRNAWDNGGSAIARRNLVWSVMAEHIGFSVWSLWSVMVLFMPTEVYGISVADKFLIAATATCTGALLRFPYSMATSRFGGRNWTVFSAAVLLVPVLATVWILANPGQGLWVYLVCAALTGLGGGNFASSMTNINAFYPQRLKGWALGLNAGGGNLGVPAVQLLGLLVIATAGDRQPYWVCAFYLLALAVAAMGAAVFMDNLEGPGVDLRAMRAALGNRHTWVISLLYIGTFGSFIGFSFAFGQMLMLNFRAHGLDAGTAALHTAQIAFIGPLLGSISRVYGGRLADRIGGATVTFWVFIAMFGAAAVLLAGGGSIAVLSVAFVALFVLSGLGNGSVYKIIPSVFDAASRSLPLDEAGRTAYSRSMSGAVIGIAGAIGGLGGVGINLVLRQSFQATGTATVAFAVFAAGYLVAALITWRAYVAMPGGATGRIAAVSDAVGGKMPV; encoded by the coding sequence GTGGCAGCGAAACGCGCACGCACCCTGACCGATTGGGATCCCGAGGATCGGAACGCCTGGGACAACGGGGGTTCGGCGATCGCCCGCCGGAACCTCGTCTGGTCGGTGATGGCCGAACACATCGGCTTCTCGGTGTGGTCGCTGTGGTCGGTGATGGTGCTGTTCATGCCGACCGAGGTGTACGGGATCTCGGTCGCCGACAAGTTCCTGATCGCCGCCACCGCGACGTGTACCGGTGCGCTGCTTCGCTTTCCGTACTCGATGGCCACCTCCCGGTTCGGCGGCCGCAACTGGACCGTGTTCTCCGCGGCGGTGCTGTTGGTCCCGGTCCTCGCGACGGTCTGGATCCTGGCCAATCCGGGTCAGGGGCTGTGGGTGTATCTGGTGTGCGCGGCGCTGACCGGCCTGGGTGGCGGCAACTTCGCGTCGTCGATGACCAATATCAACGCGTTCTATCCCCAGCGGCTCAAGGGCTGGGCGCTGGGACTCAACGCCGGTGGCGGGAACCTGGGCGTGCCGGCCGTGCAGCTGTTGGGCCTGCTGGTGATCGCGACCGCCGGTGACCGTCAGCCGTACTGGGTGTGCGCGTTCTACCTGCTGGCGCTGGCCGTCGCCGCGATGGGCGCGGCGGTCTTCATGGACAATCTGGAGGGACCCGGGGTTGATCTGCGCGCCATGCGCGCGGCGCTGGGCAATCGGCACACCTGGGTCATCTCGCTGCTCTACATCGGCACCTTCGGGTCGTTCATCGGGTTCTCCTTCGCGTTCGGCCAGATGCTCATGCTGAACTTCCGGGCGCACGGCCTGGACGCCGGGACTGCCGCCCTGCACACCGCGCAGATCGCCTTCATCGGTCCGCTGCTCGGCTCGATCAGCCGGGTCTACGGCGGCCGGCTGGCCGACCGGATCGGCGGGGCCACCGTGACGTTCTGGGTGTTCATCGCCATGTTCGGTGCGGCCGCGGTGCTGCTGGCCGGTGGCGGCTCGATCGCAGTGCTGTCGGTCGCGTTCGTCGCGCTGTTCGTGCTGTCCGGGCTGGGCAACGGCTCGGTGTACAAGATCATCCCGTCGGTGTTCGACGCCGCCTCGCGGTCTCTGCCGCTGGACGAAGCCGGCCGGACTGCCTACTCGCGGTCGATGTCCGGTGCGGTGATCGGCATCGCCGGTGCCATCGGCGGGCTGGGCGGTGTCGGGATCAACCTGGTGCTGCGGCAGTCGTTCCAGGCCACCGGCACCGCGACCGTCGCATTCGCCGTGTTCGCCGCCGGGTATCTGGTTGCCGCGCTGATCACCTGGCGGGCCTATGTGGCGATGCCGGGCGGGGCGACCGGGCGTATTGCCGCCGTGTCCGACGCAGTGGGTGGGAAAATGCCTGTATGA